The genome window CACCTCATCCTCGCCCGTCTGCTCGGGCCAGTACAGGTCGGTGACGACGCGGGCGCCGCTCTGGAGCCCTTCGATCCCCTCCGTCAGCAGCAGGATGCGGTGCCGCGCGCGGTGGTCGTCGGGCTTGAGGATGGGGTGGCCCTTGCTGAATTCGAGGCTGCCCACGAGCTGCTTGTACGCCCGCTGCACGATGCGCACCACCGAGGCGCGCGGGCTGCCGTCGCCGCGCTGGCCCCGGCGGGGACCCTGGCCGCCGCGCCCGGTGTCGCCGCGGCCCTCCATCCGCACGAGCACGATGTCGCCGTTCCAGGCTTCCATCGTGTTCTCGGGCGCGACGTAGAAGTCCTCGCCGCCGGAGTCCGGCACCACGAAGCCGAAGCCCGCCGCCGACGCCTGGAAGCGGCCCCGCACGAGGCTCATCGCCTCCGGCAGGCCGTAGGTGCGCCGCCGGGTGCGGATGACGTCCCCCGTCCGCACGAGGTCTTCGAGCAGCGATTCGAGGTCGCGCCAGTCCCCGAGCCGGTTGATGGTCTGCCGGGTGAAGGTGCGCTCCAGGTCGCGGACGTGGATCGGGCGCCCCACCTTGCGAAGCTGCGAGGTCACGAGGTCGCGGGCGGGGTCGGGCTGGCCGTCCGTGTCGGTGCCGTCCTCCTGCGCCTCGTGGACCTCCCCGTCGTCCTCCCCCTCCAACGCGGGGTGGTCCACGACCGGGAGGGGCTGCCCGGCGTCCGCCGAGACCGTCAGCGCCGTCTGGGGCGCGTCCTCGGAGGCCGCGGCCTGGGCTCCGGCCTCCTCGACCGCCACGGGCTCCACGCCGCCGAGCACCTCGGCGAGCGGGACCTCCTCGGAAGTGGCGTCCTCCCGCGGCCCTTCGGCGACGGGGGTGACGACCTTCGGCTTGCGGCCCCGGCGGGTGCGGGGCACTTCGAGCAAGACGGGTTCGGTGGCCTGGGCCTGCTCGGGCGCTTGCTCGGGCTCGGCCTCGGCGACGGGCTGGGCCTTCGCCTGACGTCCGCGCCGCTTCTTGGGCGCTTCGGCGGGTTCCTCGGCAGGGGAGGCGACCGCTTCCGGCTGAGCCTGAGGTTCAGGGGGAGCGGCCTTCGCCTTGCGGCCCCGGCGGCTGGAAGGTTGAGGGGTGGGTTCGGCGGCAGCCTCGACAGGCTCCGCCGGGCTGGCTGCCGCCACGTCCCCGGTCGGGGTGATCTCGACGGGGGCCGTCTCCACGGCGGCGGTCTCGACGGGCACGGGCTCGGCGGTCACCGCTTCGGTGGGCGCGGCCTCGGCAGGCTGAGCCTGCGCGCGCGCCTGACGTCCGCGGCGGGGCTTGGGAGTGGGCTCGGTGGCCGTGGTCGCCGCCTCGGTCACTTCCGGGGTGGGCTCGGGCTGGGGTTCGGCGGGCGAGGCCGCGCGCTTGCCCCGTTGGGCCCTGGGCGCGGCGGTCTCGGCCTGCGCGGTGGCGTTCTCGTTCGTGGCGGGCGTCTGGCGGCCCCGGCCACGCTTCGGGGCAGGGGTCACCGCCTCCGGCTGCGGGGTTGGGGGTTCGGTGGGCTGGGCGGCCTGCTTGCGGCCCCGTCCGGCCCGGGGGGCGGTGCTCTGCTGTTGTTCGGAGTCGGCGCGGACGCTCTGGTCGTCCTGCGCCGGGCGCTCCTTCTTTGCTCTCGGCATTCCTCACCTGGTCAGGACACCCGCGGGATGTTCTCGTGTAGGACGTGGGGAGTCACCGTTTCTGGATGGGGCGCGGGCCTCTGCGGGTCACTCTTTGTGCATCCTTGCAGGGTCGCGGCAGCGAAAACGGTCACTCCCGACGTGTATCTCACCCACGGGTCGGGGAAAGTCGCGTGTCTCGGGCGGCGCCCAGCCTGCCTGGTCTGGGAGGCGTAGGGGCGCTGTCCTGTCGCCCGGCAGCGACGCCAGTCTACCACGTGGCCTCACAAATGCACTCGCCAGGGCGAACATTTAGGAATCGGGTGGAGGGTAGCCCGGAGTTTCCAGCCCCTCCCACGGTTCGTCCCCCCCGGTCGGGGGTAGCGTAGGGACCGTCCTATGGCCGCGCCGCTCGGTGCCCCCCCCAACTACAGCACGCCCGCGATGCTGGGGCTGGCCCTGCTGTCGATCTTCACGTCCCTGTGGCACTTCACCTTCGGGGCGCTCGACTACGCCTCTGCCGGGCGCTACGAGGGCCTGGTTCTGATCCTCCTCGCCGGGCTGCTCCTCGTGTACGGCGTCCTGACCCTGATCCGCTACGCCGAGGCCCGCGACGCGATGGGCGACCCCCAGCCCCGCATCGCCATGTACGACACCCCGCACGAGAGCCGCGTGCCCCTGGCGGGCCTCATCCTGGCGGCGTCCATCGCGGTGGCCGACCTCGCCTTCGCCCTCGCCGCCCAGCATCCCCTCGGCCACCTCATCGGCGTGGGGCTCGTCGCCCTGGTGGCCCGGCAGGCGTGGCGAATCCGGCCCGCGCGCGGCGAGGGTTAGGGGTCCGTCACGTCCGCGGACGTGTTGTCGCCCGCCATGTCCGTGTCGCTGGTGTCGATGCCGCCCCCGCCTCCGTCCATGCCCAGCGTCGCGTCGAGGCCCGGGGCCGCGTTGTTCCCCGGCTCGTTCGTGAGGTCGTTGCCGCCCTCGCCGGGCGTGCCCCCGGTGTCCACGGGCGGGTTGTAGCTGTCGCTGCTGCGGTCGTCCGTCATGTCTGCGTCCTCCGGGGTGGTTTTCCAGATTGTCGGCCCCGCGCCCGCGCACTTCTTGAGAGGCGGGGCAAGGCGCGTTGGGTCTCCGGGCTTTCCCAACAGGTCTGCACCTGCCCTTCATCCCTCGCCCGCCCCGAGCCGGGAGACTTCCCCGCGTGAGCAAGTCGAGCAAATCCCTGATCCTCGCCGGAACCCTCTTGGTCGCCGCCCCGGCTCAGCAGGCGCACGCCACCGCGCTTGAGAAAGCCCGGTTCCTCTTCCACCTCGGCGCCGCGTACTACGCCTTCAACACCTGGGTGCTGCGGCCCTACCGCGAGTACAAGTTCCAGGCAGGCGCCCCCGGCCAGCGCTCTGCCATCGTCAAGGCGGGGCTGGCGCTCGCCTTCTCCGCCTATCAGGTCAATTCGGCGGTCAAGCTGACCCGCAACACCAGTGATCCCTTCCTCCAGCGTATCGGCTCGCTGCTGCCGGGCTACCAGAAGTCGTTGACCCAGGTGGGCAACAACCTGAAAAATGGCCGTTTCGACGAACAGGGCATCCAGAACCTCAACGTCTCGACCAACCGGCTCCTGAACGCCGCCGAGAACCAGGGCCAGACGATTCGCCCGGTGGCGGTGCCGATTCCGGGGTTGTAGGTGTTGGGGAGGCCGCTCGTGGGGCGGCCTTTTGTTGTTGTCCAGGGAAAGGAAGAGAACGTAAACTGGTTCCATGAATCTTCCTGCGGTGCGCGCATTCAGACAGGAGATAGAGGCCTTGAGCCGCCGCCACGGCGTCCGCGAGGTGCGCGTCTTCGGCAGCACCGTGAGGGGAGATGCAGGGCCAACCAGTGACCTCGACCTGCTCGTGCGTTTGGAACCGGGTCGCAGCCTTCTCGACCGGGCCGCCTTCAAGACCGATTTGGAAGACCTGCTGGGTATTCCCGTGGACGTGGCGAACCCGGACACCCTGCATCCCCTGATTCGTGACCGCGTGCAGCGTGAGGCTCAGGTCCTCTGAGCGTGGCGAAAAACGTCGCCCTGTACTTCCAACACATGCTGGACAGCATGAACGCCATTCGGGAGTACACCGGAGACAACCCGGACATCTACCGCCACAGCCGCCTCGTCCGGGATGCCGTTCACCGCAACCTTGAAATCATCGGCGAGGCGGCCAAGCGCTGCCCGGTCGAGGTTCGCGCGCAGTTCCCGGACATTCCCTGGCGTCCAATGGCAGGTCTGCGTGACGTGCTGATTCATGACTACGACGGCATAGACCCTGAGGAAGTCGTGCCGGTCCTGACACGGGATCTGCCCAACTTGCGCCCGCAGGTGGAGGCGGCTCTGGCACGGTTGAAGTTCCTGAGTGTTCTTGACAGAGCCCCTGACACCGAGCCCGACCCGGACGACCGCCTGCCCTAATCAGGCCTCAGAAACCATTCCCGTATGTCCTTCCCTTAGCGGCCACAGCTCCGGGACCCGAAGGACGATCACATTCTGGAACTCGCCATCAATGGCGGATGCTCCCACATCGTGACCTTCAACGTCCGGGACTTCACGGGGAGCGAGAGATTTGGCATCCAGGCCGTCACGCCCGCCCAATTCCTGACCCTGCTGGGAGGCCCACTGTGAGCAAGCTGAGCGTCCGTTTGCCCGACAGTCTGCACAAGCGCCTGAAAGACCTTGCCAAGCAGGAAGGCGTGAGCGTGAACCAGCTCATCTCTACCGCCGTCGCGGAGAAGGTGAGCGCCTTGCTGACCGAGGACTACCTGAGCTACCTGAGGGAACGCGCCGCGAGAGGCAGTTGGGAGAAGTTCGACGCGGCCATGTCCCTTGTGCCCGACGCCGACCCCGCCGACCGCCTTCCCTGACCCACCAGTGAGGGGGCCGCCCCGACCGACGCCCCCAAGCCACTTCCCGCCCCCCAACCCTGACCCCACCGCCGCCCCTACCTTCGACCACAAGCGGCGGCGCCTGCGAAAGCAGGATA of Deinococcus planocerae contains these proteins:
- a CDS encoding nucleotidyltransferase family protein — protein: MNLPAVRAFRQEIEALSRRHGVREVRVFGSTVRGDAGPTSDLDLLVRLEPGRSLLDRAAFKTDLEDLLGIPVDVANPDTLHPLIRDRVQREAQVL
- a CDS encoding HepT-like ribonuclease domain-containing protein — translated: MAKNVALYFQHMLDSMNAIREYTGDNPDIYRHSRLVRDAVHRNLEIIGEAAKRCPVEVRAQFPDIPWRPMAGLRDVLIHDYDGIDPEEVVPVLTRDLPNLRPQVEAALARLKFLSVLDRAPDTEPDPDDRLP
- a CDS encoding YlcI/YnfO family protein, encoding MSKLSVRLPDSLHKRLKDLAKQEGVSVNQLISTAVAEKVSALLTEDYLSYLRERAARGSWEKFDAAMSLVPDADPADRLP